The Rhododendron vialii isolate Sample 1 chromosome 8a, ASM3025357v1 genome has a window encoding:
- the LOC131335884 gene encoding tryptophan aminotransferase-related protein 2, with product MDKRKVLSLRHVLMLSVALNVGLFLRLGYVGEGWRAEQSLHGFCLEEKQQNRGAPMEDFSQKVAHVSKGKLVETASSSVARLDVEDGGQRDINLDHGDPTMYERFWKHMGDKTTVVISGSQYISYFSDITNICWFLEAEFATTVIRLHKLVGNAITEGRHIVVGTGSTQLYQAALYALCPPDASEPMSVVSAAPFYSSYPLMTDFLKSGLFKWAGDAHKFSQDKPYIELVTSPNNPDGSTRKPVVNQKDGILVHDLAYYWPQYTPINSPADHELMLFTVSKSSGHAGARIGWALVKDQEVARKMTEFIEINTIGVSKDSQLRAAKILQAVADSCDRVGTGSEDVQPFFDHSYILMEKRWKQLRAAVEKSLLFSLPNFSTARCNFSGRNFETQPAFAWLKCEGEIEDCEIFLRSHHILTRGGEHFGVSQKYVRISMLPRDEMFDLFIERLSEIQS from the exons ATGGACAAGAGGAAGGTTTTGTCACTTAGGCATGTGTTGATGTTGTCTGTGGCGTTGAACGTGGGGTTGTTTCTGAGGCTTGGGTACGTGGGTGAGGGTTGGAGAGCAGAGCAGAGCCTTCATGGTTTTTGTTTGGAGGAGAAGCAGCAGAATAGAGGGGCTCCCATGGAGGATTTTTCCCAGAAAGTGGCGCACGTTAGCAAGGGTAAGCTTGTGGAGACGGCATCAAGTTCGGTTGCTCGTTTGGATGTCGAAGACGGTGGCCAGAGAGACATCAATCTCGACCA TGGCGATCCGACAATGTACGAGAGATTTTGGAAGCATATGGGTGACAAAACGACAGTTGTGATCTCCGGGTCGCAGTACATAAGTTATTTTTCGGATATCACAAACATTTGCTGGTTTTTGGAGGCAGAATTTGCAACGACAGTCATTAGATTGCATAAGTTGGTTGGAAATGCCATCACTGAAGGCCGTCACATTGTGGTTGGAACAGGTTCAACGCAACTCTATCAGGCTGCATTGTATGCTCTCTGTCCGCCTGATGCATCTGAGCCCATGAGCGTGGTATCTGCTGCCCCGTTTTACTCG TCTTATCCTCTGATGACTGACTTCCTGAAGTCTGGGCTCTTTAAATGGGCCGGTGATGCACACAAATTTAGTCAAGATAAGCCTTACATTGAGCTTGTAACCTCACCAAACAACCCCGATGGATCCACGAGAAAGCCCGTGGTCAATCAAAAGGATGGAATACTGGTTCATGATCTGGCTTACTATTGGCCACAATATACCCCGATTAATTCTCCTGCAGACCATGAGCTCATGCTGTTCACTGTCTCCAAAAGCAGTGGCCATGCTGGAGCACGTATAGG TTGGGCTCTTGTTAAAGACCAAGAAGTTGCAAGAAAAATGACCGAGTTCATAGAGATCAATACAATTGGAGTGTCCAAAGATTCTCAGCTCCGGGCAGCAAAAATCTTGCAAGCTGTAGCTGATAGTTGTGACCGTGTTGGTACCGGCTCTGAAGATGTCCAGCCCTTCTTTGACCATAGCTATATCCTAATGGAAAAGAGGTGGAAGCAACTGAGAGCAGCGGTGGAAAAAAGTTTACTGTTCAGTCTGCCTAACTTTTCCACTGCGCGTTGCAACTTCAGTGGTCGTAATTTCGAAACACAACCAG CTTTTGCTTGGTTGAAATGTGAAGGAGAAATAGAGGACTGCGAAATCTTTCTCCGTAGCCACCATATATTGACCAGAGGAGGGGAGCACTTCGGGGTCAGCCAAAAGTACGTTAGAATTAGCATGTTGCCGCGTGACGAAATGTTCGACCTCTTCATAGAGAGGTTATCTGAAATCCAATCTTGA
- the LOC131335883 gene encoding leucine-rich repeat extensin-like protein 2, with product MRTSEFTDKQIMDLSRSKSKDSFTFFSPDDDSDDDFAAGQSFGFDLDRSLGASHSRPPTLKNCNSTDHIDSGKFSQKEVRLALASEIHQTMKEHFDNLLRSVDGLSARLSEIESKINQLENAVDNLKISAEYNNGRTDGKLRQLENILREVQDGVLFLKDKQEITETLLQLAKLQGSKSDPQPEDPKTAGQSKSAPKASSPASEQSPQPPLVSGAFSPALPTLIPDTSSTLHYQNATPGGAPVAAPVHSQTLQNPIPSCPPPESYYFPAGKALEATYQQYNVSPTQESRPSPPAPPHFYEPVLNLPQVLGEATQRPQFRPPLHEVNPQNQHSWTHHPPVESPPYGPYPPHNYRPNIHQSSSLPADGPPIHGQFYLDSSQQMHGQPMKGPNSEFPSGYSQTPKHANFGNMNPHDGSSSHYRSSTMKPWEISPSFSVQGGGSNYYTQLPKAQILPHALPTASSVDTGLSSGGTGNKAPIDDVVDRVTAMGFRRDLVRATVRKLLLAGMSVDLNVVLDKLMNDGNV from the exons ATGAGGACGTCGGAGTTCACGGACAAGCAAATTATGGATCTCTCCAGATCCAAGAGCAAGGATTCCTTCACTTTCTTTTCCCCCGACGATGATAGTGACGATGATTTCGCCGCTGGTCAAAGCTTTGGTTTTGATCTTGATCGATCACTTGGAGCTTCTCACTCTCGCCCTCCCACACTCAAA AATTGCAATTCTACGGACCATATTGATTCTGGAAAATTCAGTCAAAAGGAAGTGCGGCTGGCACTAGCTTCCGAGATTCATCAGACAATGAAGGAGCATTTTGACAACCTGTTGCGTTCGGTTGATGGGCTTAGTGCAAGACTCTCTGAAATAGAGAGTAAAATAAACCAGCTTGAGAATGCTGTTGACAATCTGAAGATCTCCGCTGAGTATAATAATGGCAGAACAGATGGAAAGCTGAGGCAGCTAGAAAATATTCTGAGAGAG GTTCAAGATGGTGTTCTTTTTCTAAAGGATAAGCAGGAAATAACAGAAACCCTGCTTCAGCTTGCCAAGCTTCAGGGTTCAAAGAGTGACCCACAACCCGAAGACCCCAAGACTGCAGGTCAATCTAAATCAGCACCAAAAGCATCATCACCTGCTTCTGAGCAGTCTCCCCAGCCTCCACTTGTTTCTGGTGCATTTTCACCAGCACTTCCTACTCTCATTCCTGACACTTCTTCAACCCTGCATTATCAAAATGCAACGCCAGGCGGAGCACCTGTTGCAGCACCAGTGCATAGTCAAACACTACAGAACCCAATTCCTTCCTGTCCCCCGCCTGAGTCATACTATTTTCCTGCTGGAAAAGCTTTAGAAGCCACTTATCAGCAATACAATGTGTCTCCTACTCAGGAATCACGGCCTTCACCTCCAGCACCTCCTCACTTTTATGAACCTGTTCTTAACCTTCCTCAAGTCCTGGGGGAGGCAACCCAAAGACCGCAATTTCGTCCACCTCTTCATGAAGTTAATCCTCAAAACCAACATTCATGGACACATCATCCTCCTGTAGAATCACCTCCTTATGGACCTTACCCACCTCATAACTACCGTCCAAACATCCACCAATCCTCCTCTCTGCCAGCGGATGGGCCGCCTATCCACGGCCAGTTTTATTTGGATTCCTCTCAACAGATGCATGGTCAACCCATGAAAGGTCCTAACTCTGAGTTTCCTTCTGGGTATTCCCAGACACCCAAGCATGCTAATTTTGGCAATATGAATCCCCATGATGGGTCTTCTTCCCACTACCGTAGCTCAACTATGAAACCCTGGGAAATCTCTCCTTCCTTTTCAGTACAGGGTGGTGGAAGTAATTATTACACCCAGCTCCCTAAAGCCCAGATATTACCGCACGCGCTTCCGACTGCCTCTAGTGTGGATACTGGATTAAGTTCTGGCGGGACTGGAAACAAGGCTCCGATAGATGATGTTGTTGACAGGGTAACAGCGATGGGGTTTAGGAGGGACTTGGTTAGAGCAACTGTGAGGAAGCTTCTTTTGGCAGGAATGTCAGTGGACCTTAATGTCGTGCTGGATAAGCTGATGAATGACGGGAATGTCTAG